A genomic region of Planctomycetota bacterium contains the following coding sequences:
- a CDS encoding acetylxylan esterase: MGVLATLVLLAQAASGTSVLRPEEEPRKMLRASLLAECGRFFEARRTAVAALKTPEDVRRRQEELRARFVQAIGGFPERTPLRARVVGELRRDGYRVEKVIYESRPGHAVTGALYLPEGRGPFPGVLVPCGHSENGKAAEAYQRACILLARHGFVVLCYDPIGQGERKQLLPAGGKPLGSTIEHTHVGVGALLVGWSAAGWRIWDGIRSLDYLASRPEVDPERLGCTGNSGGGTLTAYLMALDGRIGAAAPSCYLTSLERLFATIGPQDAEQNIPGQVAFGLEHADYVTLRAPKPTILLVGTQDFFDIGGAWTTFREAKRVYGVLGYGERVDLFEYDDKHGFSKPRREAALRWMRRWLQGKDDAPFEPDFPVARDEELQCTATGQVLRDLGGRSVFDFIAERAGELAARRPRLEGDRLRAEVVRRLGVGDLPGAAAWEPRGEGRGVWRTDPGILVPAIVREGGSPQGPVVLVLHGEGKEKAALGADLSAGARRVVAADLRGMGETAPPPRGGDWDRFFGPEWQDVFLAMHLDRTLLGLRVRDVLGIVRALEGERVHVVAVGAAVPVALHAAALEPRIERLTLEGGVVSWSAAARTPVTVRQLAHVVPGALEAYDLPDLAAALAPRPLVLRSVRDPQGNPISRRELEEAYAAARESYGRAGAAERLGLEAGP, translated from the coding sequence CGCCGCCGCCAGGAGGAGCTGCGGGCGCGGTTCGTGCAGGCGATCGGAGGGTTCCCCGAGCGGACGCCGCTCCGCGCCCGGGTCGTGGGCGAACTGCGGCGGGACGGCTACCGGGTCGAAAAGGTGATCTACGAAAGCCGTCCCGGCCACGCCGTGACGGGGGCGCTCTATCTGCCGGAGGGCCGCGGGCCGTTCCCGGGCGTGCTCGTTCCCTGCGGGCACAGCGAGAACGGCAAGGCCGCCGAAGCGTATCAGAGGGCCTGCATCCTCCTGGCGCGCCACGGATTCGTCGTGCTCTGCTACGATCCGATCGGCCAGGGGGAGCGCAAGCAGCTGCTCCCCGCCGGGGGGAAACCTCTGGGAAGCACGATCGAGCATACGCACGTGGGGGTCGGGGCGCTCCTGGTGGGCTGGAGCGCGGCGGGCTGGCGGATCTGGGACGGGATTCGGAGTCTCGACTACCTGGCTTCGCGTCCGGAAGTGGATCCGGAGCGCCTGGGCTGCACGGGAAACTCGGGAGGAGGAACGCTGACGGCGTACCTCATGGCGCTCGATGGAAGAATCGGGGCGGCCGCCCCGTCGTGCTACCTCACGAGCCTCGAGCGCCTGTTCGCGACGATCGGCCCGCAGGACGCGGAACAGAACATCCCCGGCCAGGTGGCTTTCGGCCTGGAGCACGCCGACTACGTGACCCTGCGCGCGCCGAAGCCCACGATCCTTCTCGTCGGGACGCAGGACTTTTTCGACATCGGCGGCGCGTGGACGACGTTCCGCGAGGCCAAGCGCGTCTACGGCGTCCTGGGGTACGGCGAGCGGGTGGATCTGTTCGAGTACGACGACAAGCACGGCTTCTCCAAGCCCCGTCGCGAAGCGGCGCTCCGGTGGATGCGGCGATGGCTTCAGGGGAAGGACGACGCCCCGTTCGAGCCCGATTTTCCGGTCGCCCGGGACGAGGAGCTTCAGTGCACCGCGACGGGGCAGGTGCTTCGGGATCTCGGGGGGCGGAGCGTGTTCGACTTCATCGCCGAGCGGGCGGGGGAGCTGGCGGCCCGGCGGCCGCGCCTCGAGGGGGATCGCCTGCGCGCGGAGGTCGTCCGGCGCCTCGGGGTCGGGGACCTTCCGGGGGCGGCGGCGTGGGAGCCGCGCGGCGAGGGGCGGGGCGTGTGGAGGACGGATCCGGGGATTCTCGTTCCGGCGATCGTCCGAGAGGGAGGTTCGCCGCAGGGCCCGGTGGTGCTCGTCCTGCATGGAGAGGGCAAGGAGAAGGCCGCCCTGGGGGCGGATCTTTCGGCCGGGGCGCGCCGCGTGGTGGCGGCGGATCTGCGGGGAATGGGCGAGACGGCGCCGCCCCCGCGCGGCGGCGATTGGGACCGCTTTTTCGGTCCGGAGTGGCAGGACGTCTTCCTGGCGATGCACCTCGACCGGACGCTTCTGGGCCTGCGGGTGCGGGACGTCCTGGGGATCGTGCGGGCGCTGGAGGGAGAGCGCGTGCACGTGGTGGCCGTGGGGGCGGCGGTCCCCGTGGCGCTTCACGCGGCGGCGCTGGAGCCCCGCATCGAGCGGCTCACCCTCGAGGGAGGCGTGGTTTCCTGGTCCGCGGCGGCGCGCACGCCCGTGACGGTGCGGCAGCTGGCCCACGTCGTGCCGGGGGCGCTTGAAGCGTACGACCTTCCGGATCTGGCGGCCGCGCTGGCTCCCCGGCCCCTCGTGTTGCGTTCCGTGCGCGATCCGCAGGGGAATCCGATTTCCCGGCGCGAACTGGAGGAGGCGTATGCCGCCGCCCGGGAGTCCTACGGCCGGGCCGGCGCGGCGGAGCGCCTGGGGCTCGAAGCGGGCCCGTGA